In Zingiber officinale cultivar Zhangliang chromosome 8B, Zo_v1.1, whole genome shotgun sequence, a single genomic region encodes these proteins:
- the LOC122013903 gene encoding LOB domain-containing protein 18-like, translated as MSSGSSISAGAGSGGGSGAGSGGGGAGGGGPCGACKFLRRKCVTGCIFAPYFDSEQGATQYFAAVHKVFGASNISKLLLHIPAHKRLDAVVTICYEAQARLRDPVYGCVAHIFALEQQADNVPAT; from the exons ATGAGTAGTGGAAGCAGTATCAGCGCAGGAGCAGGATCAGGAGGAGGAAGCGGAGCTGGcagtggaggaggaggagcaggagGAGGAGGGCCTTGCGGGGCCTGCAAGTTTCTGCGGCGTAAGTGCGTGACAGGATGCATCTTCGCTCCCTATTTTGACTCGGAGCAGGGCGCGACGCAGTACTTCGCGGCGGTTCACAAGGTTTTCGGTGCCAGCAACATCTCCAAGTTGCTTCTCCACATCCCCGCTCACAAGCGTCTTGACGCCGTCGTCACCATCTGCTACGAGGCACAGGCTCGCCTCCGTGATCCCGTTTACGGCTGCGTCGCTCACATCTTCGCCCTCGAACAACAG GCGGACAACGTCCCAGCGACCTGA